A single Anopheles arabiensis isolate DONGOLA chromosome X, AaraD3, whole genome shotgun sequence DNA region contains:
- the LOC120906770 gene encoding tropomodulin isoform X7 → MAETYEEYEETHHVTRKSVTTFKIEESKNMTSSSTTTKTITTPAKLYGKDVGAYDDIDVDELLAQLSPEEITMLAKEVDPDDSFLPPSQRTNYECDKAPTGPLDRKKLIDHINKQALETPDRPELEPFVPGVVRGKKWIPPPQAAKLQAADEQIAIDLGDEYEQALSDATQEEIIDLAAILGFHSMMNQDQYHASLLNKGQPVGLGWDGITKSAIPKIFPAEAPNTTDPEETIQRIKSDDSKLVEVNLNNIKTISDEQFDKLFEALKSNTHLEVLSLTNVGLTDRTALMLAAALEQNHALRVLNVETNFISPTVIVTLVKSLLTQMTIEEFRASNQRSQVFGNKIEMEITELVEKNTTLLRLGLHLEFNDARHRVAAHLQRNIDRNDPEHCHPIPYYRFLHVPIPTEPVPTKRTWEELP, encoded by the exons ATGGCCGAAACGTATGAGGAGTACGAGGAGACGCACCATGTCACCAGAAAGTCCGTGACCACCTTCAAGATCGAGGAA AGCAAAAACATG ACGTCGTCGTCGACCACCACCAAAACCATCACGACACCGGCCAAACTGTACGGCAAGGATGTCGGCGCGTACGACGATATCGATGTGGACGAGCTGCTCGCCCAGCTGTCGCCGGAGGAGATCACCATGCTCGCCAAGGAGGTCGATCCGGAT GATTCGTTTCTGCCGCCCAGCCAGCGTACCAACTACGAGTGTGATAAGGCACCGACCGGGCCGCTCGATCGCAAGAAGCTGATCGACCATATTAACAAGCAGGCGCTGGAAACGCCGGACCGCCCGGAGCTGGAACCGTTTGTGCCGGGCGTCGTGCGTGGCAAAAAG TGGATACCACCACCGCAAGCGGCGAAGCTGCAGGCGGCCGACGAGCAGATCGCAATCGATCTCGGCGACGAGTACGAGCAGGCGCTGTCCGATGCGACGCAGGAGGAGATCATCGATCTGGCCGCCATCCTTGGCTTCCACTCGATGATGAACCAGGACCAGTATCACGCCTCGCTGCTCAACAAGGGCCAGCCGGTCGGGCTCGGCTGGGACGGCATCACCAAGTCGGCCATACCGAAGATCTTCCCGGCCGAGGCGCCGAACACGACCGATCCGGAGGAAACGATCCAGCGCATCAAGAGCGACGACAGCAAGCTGGTGGAGGTGAACCTAAACAACATCAAG ACCATCTCGGACGAGCAGTTCGATAAGCTGTTCGAGGCGCTCAAGTCGAACACACACCTGGAGGTGCTGTCGCTCACGAACGTTGGGCTGACCGACCGTACCGCGCTAATGTTGGCTGCCGCGCTCGAACAGAACCACGCCCTGCGGGTGCTGAACGTTGAGACGAACTTCATCAGCCCGACGGTGATTGTGACGCTGGTCAAGAGCCTCCTCACGCAGATGACGATCGAGGAGTTCCGTGCCTCGAACCAG CGATCGCAAGTGTTCGGCAACAAGATCGAGATGGAGattaccgagctggtcgaaaAGAATACCACCCTGCTGCGGCTGGGTTTGCATTTGGAGTTCAACGATGCCCGGCATCGGGTAGCCGCCCATCTGCAGCGTAACATCGACAGAA ACGATCCGGAACACTGCCACCCGATACCGTACTATCGGTTTCTGCACGTACCGATACCGACCGAACCAGTGCCAACGAAACGCACCTGGGAAGAGCTTCCTTAG
- the LOC120906770 gene encoding tropomodulin isoform X2: MAETYEEYEETHHVTRKSVTTFKIEETSSSTTTKTITTPAKLYGKDVGAYDDIDVDELLAQLSPEEITMLAKEVDPDDSFLPPSQRTNYECDKAPTGPLDRKKLIDHINKQALETPDRPELEPFVPGVVRGKKWIPPPQAAKLQAADEQIAIDLGDEYEQALSDATQEEIIDLAAILGFHSMMNQDQYHASLLNKGQPVGLGWDGITKSAIPKIFPAEAPNTTDPEETIQRIKSDDSKLVEVNLNNIKTISDEQFDKLFEALKSNTHLEVLSLTNVGLTDRTALMLAAALEQNHALRVLNVETNFISPTVIVTLVKSLLTQMTIEEFRASNQRSQVFGNKIEMEITELVEKNTTLLRLGLHLEFNDARHRVAAHLQRNIDRIRVDKRDGRSSRGSYYRPVRIEEELAEMSDVEEEPEEEEEPEVEVPPADYDVEEDPDNVVIRPPPSDDEDIKKKSLTAAAV, encoded by the exons ATGGCCGAAACGTATGAGGAGTACGAGGAGACGCACCATGTCACCAGAAAGTCCGTGACCACCTTCAAGATCGAGGAA ACGTCGTCGTCGACCACCACCAAAACCATCACGACACCGGCCAAACTGTACGGCAAGGATGTCGGCGCGTACGACGATATCGATGTGGACGAGCTGCTCGCCCAGCTGTCGCCGGAGGAGATCACCATGCTCGCCAAGGAGGTCGATCCGGAT GATTCGTTTCTGCCGCCCAGCCAGCGTACCAACTACGAGTGTGATAAGGCACCGACCGGGCCGCTCGATCGCAAGAAGCTGATCGACCATATTAACAAGCAGGCGCTGGAAACGCCGGACCGCCCGGAGCTGGAACCGTTTGTGCCGGGCGTCGTGCGTGGCAAAAAG TGGATACCACCACCGCAAGCGGCGAAGCTGCAGGCGGCCGACGAGCAGATCGCAATCGATCTCGGCGACGAGTACGAGCAGGCGCTGTCCGATGCGACGCAGGAGGAGATCATCGATCTGGCCGCCATCCTTGGCTTCCACTCGATGATGAACCAGGACCAGTATCACGCCTCGCTGCTCAACAAGGGCCAGCCGGTCGGGCTCGGCTGGGACGGCATCACCAAGTCGGCCATACCGAAGATCTTCCCGGCCGAGGCGCCGAACACGACCGATCCGGAGGAAACGATCCAGCGCATCAAGAGCGACGACAGCAAGCTGGTGGAGGTGAACCTAAACAACATCAAG ACCATCTCGGACGAGCAGTTCGATAAGCTGTTCGAGGCGCTCAAGTCGAACACACACCTGGAGGTGCTGTCGCTCACGAACGTTGGGCTGACCGACCGTACCGCGCTAATGTTGGCTGCCGCGCTCGAACAGAACCACGCCCTGCGGGTGCTGAACGTTGAGACGAACTTCATCAGCCCGACGGTGATTGTGACGCTGGTCAAGAGCCTCCTCACGCAGATGACGATCGAGGAGTTCCGTGCCTCGAACCAG CGATCGCAAGTGTTCGGCAACAAGATCGAGATGGAGattaccgagctggtcgaaaAGAATACCACCCTGCTGCGGCTGGGTTTGCATTTGGAGTTCAACGATGCCCGGCATCGGGTAGCCGCCCATCTGCAGCGTAACATCGACAGAA tTCGAGTCGACAAGCGTGACGGGCGCTCGTCCCGCGGCAGCTACTATCGGCCGGTTCGCATCGAGGAGGAGCTCGCCGAAATGTCGGACGTCGAAGAGGaaccggaggaggaggaggagccgGAAGTTGAGGTGCCGCCCGCCGACTACGACGTCGAGGAGGATCCGGACAACGTGGTGATCCGTCCGCCACCATCCGACGACGAAGATAT TAAGAAAAAATCTCTCACAGCGGCTGCAGtttag
- the LOC120906770 gene encoding tropomodulin-1 isoform X6 encodes MTSSSTTTKTITTPAKLYGKDVGAYDDIDVDELLAQLSPEEITMLAKEVDPDDSFLPPSQRTNYECDKAPTGPLDRKKLIDHINKQALETPDRPELEPFVPGVVRGKKWIPPPQAAKLQAADEQIAIDLGDEYEQALSDATQEEIIDLAAILGFHSMMNQDQYHASLLNKGQPVGLGWDGITKSAIPKIFPAEAPNTTDPEETIQRIKSDDSKLVEVNLNNIKTISDEQFDKLFEALKSNTHLEVLSLTNVGLTDRTALMLAAALEQNHALRVLNVETNFISPTVIVTLVKSLLTQMTIEEFRASNQRSQVFGNKIEMEITELVEKNTTLLRLGLHLEFNDARHRVAAHLQRNIDRIRVDKRDGRSSRGSYYRPVRIEEELAEMSDVEEEPEEEEEPEVEVPPADYDVEEDPDNVVIRPPPSDDEDIKKKSLTAAAV; translated from the exons atg ACGTCGTCGTCGACCACCACCAAAACCATCACGACACCGGCCAAACTGTACGGCAAGGATGTCGGCGCGTACGACGATATCGATGTGGACGAGCTGCTCGCCCAGCTGTCGCCGGAGGAGATCACCATGCTCGCCAAGGAGGTCGATCCGGAT GATTCGTTTCTGCCGCCCAGCCAGCGTACCAACTACGAGTGTGATAAGGCACCGACCGGGCCGCTCGATCGCAAGAAGCTGATCGACCATATTAACAAGCAGGCGCTGGAAACGCCGGACCGCCCGGAGCTGGAACCGTTTGTGCCGGGCGTCGTGCGTGGCAAAAAG TGGATACCACCACCGCAAGCGGCGAAGCTGCAGGCGGCCGACGAGCAGATCGCAATCGATCTCGGCGACGAGTACGAGCAGGCGCTGTCCGATGCGACGCAGGAGGAGATCATCGATCTGGCCGCCATCCTTGGCTTCCACTCGATGATGAACCAGGACCAGTATCACGCCTCGCTGCTCAACAAGGGCCAGCCGGTCGGGCTCGGCTGGGACGGCATCACCAAGTCGGCCATACCGAAGATCTTCCCGGCCGAGGCGCCGAACACGACCGATCCGGAGGAAACGATCCAGCGCATCAAGAGCGACGACAGCAAGCTGGTGGAGGTGAACCTAAACAACATCAAG ACCATCTCGGACGAGCAGTTCGATAAGCTGTTCGAGGCGCTCAAGTCGAACACACACCTGGAGGTGCTGTCGCTCACGAACGTTGGGCTGACCGACCGTACCGCGCTAATGTTGGCTGCCGCGCTCGAACAGAACCACGCCCTGCGGGTGCTGAACGTTGAGACGAACTTCATCAGCCCGACGGTGATTGTGACGCTGGTCAAGAGCCTCCTCACGCAGATGACGATCGAGGAGTTCCGTGCCTCGAACCAG CGATCGCAAGTGTTCGGCAACAAGATCGAGATGGAGattaccgagctggtcgaaaAGAATACCACCCTGCTGCGGCTGGGTTTGCATTTGGAGTTCAACGATGCCCGGCATCGGGTAGCCGCCCATCTGCAGCGTAACATCGACAGAA tTCGAGTCGACAAGCGTGACGGGCGCTCGTCCCGCGGCAGCTACTATCGGCCGGTTCGCATCGAGGAGGAGCTCGCCGAAATGTCGGACGTCGAAGAGGaaccggaggaggaggaggagccgGAAGTTGAGGTGCCGCCCGCCGACTACGACGTCGAGGAGGATCCGGACAACGTGGTGATCCGTCCGCCACCATCCGACGACGAAGATAT TAAGAAAAAATCTCTCACAGCGGCTGCAGtttag